The window GTCAACTTCCTGAAGAAGCCATTTCCCGTCTTCATTCGCTTAAGAGAGGCTGTGACCCTTGGCTCACTGACCGAAGTTGCCCTACCCAGCAGGTAACCAGAGTGCATCCAGTGGCCCTGTAGCCCACTCTGCTGTCAGtatccctgctgcctcctgcatcCCCTAAGCTCTGTGCCTTGGAGCACAGAACAGCCATGTGGGCCCAGCACCAGTGGACAGACCTTACCTGgtaaaagcaaaggagaagacACCCAAAGCATCTGGCAGCATACTGCCTGCCCTCAAAAGGAGCTCCCCGGGAGAAGTTGCTGGTACTGTGATGTTCATGGGTTGCTGTCTTGTCTGCaggtttcttttcattctgctgGGCCCCCAAGCCAAAGCGAAAGCCTACCATGAGATTGGAAGGGCTATGGCCACACTGCTGACAGATGAGGTGAGCCTAACACAGCAGCTGtcctgagcacacagcagcagaatggGGCCTGAGCTGAGGATACTGAGGttgcagcagaggaggcagaggacAGGGTGGGCTGGCAGCCTCCCTGGCCCAGgattagaaaacaaagaatttggGTGGGTATAGGGTCTAACCACATCCATTGCAATGAACTGCATGCGTGCCTTCCTCAGGGATGTCTACAGACTGGCTCTGATTAGCTGAATGCAGGGGTTTGTGGCTAATCCGCTGCATCTCACCACAGCTCTTCCAAAGGGTTGCCCGGCAGGCTAAGCACCaagaagacctcattgcagGGATTGATGAGTTTCTGGATGAGCTGACTGTGCTTCCTCCTGGGAAGTGGGACCCCAGTGACCGAATTTCTCCACCAAGCCTCCTGTTGTCCCCGAACAAGAGGTATCCTGTGGAGTGGACACCCACAGCCTTTGCTGGCTCCTGTGGAGGGTCCCAGCTGGAGACCTCTTCTGCAAGCCTGTGAtgctgaaatcatagaatcatagaatggtttgggttggaagggacttttagGAAATCTGGGTCTCAATGAGGATGAAGCTATCTAGGAACCAGCCTTTGTCAAAGAAGTATTCCTGGCCAAGCCTCTTTGCAGCTCCAGCTGATGCAGACCACAACTATGGTCCCTGGTGCTGTTGGTTCTGCAGTTCCACTTGGCTCTTGCCAGTGAGGGAGTGGCAAAACCATCCCATGCAGTGTTCAAGCAAGAGCTGCTGGGAATGTGGGGCCTCAGCACCTTCCAGCAGGatgcctcctgctctgcccagctcctCTTCCATATCTGGTCTGTGTAGGGTTGGTTCAGGGGCTGGCCTGCCAGCTGGTGAAGGAGACTTCTTGTCCTCCTCCCACTCCCCCTCATTGCCAGGGAATACACAAGTTCCCTCCAGCCCTGTCCCCTTTCCATCCTCACTGTCCCCTGATAGCGTCTTCTTGATGCATCAATGTCCTGAGGGCTCTGGTCTGCAGCCCACCTGCTCAGGCTCCCCTGGCTCTGCCTTAGGGTCTCCGTGCACCTGCGGGAGTGGAAATCTCACTGCAATGGGAACACAACAGCTGCCAAGGACAGGCCCAGCCCGGCGCACCTGCATAccagtgaggagctggagaGGACAGGAAGGTCAGTGCATGCAGATGGGCGATGAAGTGGGGTGAGGCCTTGCCTTCTACATCAGTCCTTGCTCCACTGGGCAGATCGCTGCTGCCAGGGCCACCGCCTCCAACCAGCACTGGCCAGTGATTCCAAGGGGAGGactctctgctctctggtggtGGCCATGGCCAGCTggagggtgctcagagccctgctgcctcttctcctctctgggctgctgcaggctcttTGGCGGGCTGCTCAGAGACATCCGAAGGAAGGCACGTTGGTACCGCAGTGATTTCTCTGATGCCATGCACATCCAGTGCCTGTCAGCAGTTCTCTACATCTACCTGGCAACGGTCACCAATGCCATTACCTTTGGGGGCATGCTGGGGGATGCAACAGCCAACATGCAGGTCAGTGTGCCTTGGGGCACCAAGTTGGTTATGGGTTGTGCTCCAGGGCAGTGGGGTATGTGGGGTTTGCCAGCACTCCTCAGGGCAAGGCTGCCCGGGGAGTGCCACATGGAGCTCCCTGCTCATGCACTGCTCACCCAGGCTGCAGggcctcctgcagcactgctctccatTGGCACCCCCAGAGCACTGGCTGGGCCTGAGCAACGGTAGTGCTGAAACCCTTCCCAGCTGTCCAGGGCACCAGTgccaagccaggatgccacaTGCCCTGTGTCCCCTCCCTCTTGCCTGTGGGGCTGTCACCCCAGCATCTGCCCTTCTGCTGGCTTCATCAGGCTGACAGCACCTGAGTGCTGTCCCCCTGGTACACTTGGTCCTGGCATACCATCCCTCTGTGTTGCAGGGCGTGCTAGAGAGCTTCCTGGGCACTGCCCTTGCTGGCTCCatcttctgcctcttctctgGCCAGCCACTGACCATCCTGAGCAGCACTGGCCCAGTTCTGGTCTTCGAGcgcctcctcttctccttcagcGAGTAAGAACTGTGTGGGGGCATCTCCTCAAgtggcagcccccagctgctctGTCCCTGAGCTTGGCACGGGCTGCCTTCACATGGCTGAGTGCCATAGTGAGGGTCTGGGCTACTCTCCCCACTAGGGACTATGGTCTGGACTACCTGGAGTTCCGTCTTTGGATTGGGCTCTGGGTGGCCTTTTTTGGCTTGGTTTTGGTGGCCACTGAAGCAAGTCACCTGGTGCAGTACTTCACCCGCTTCACTGAGGAAGGCTTCTGTGCCCTCATCAGCCTGATCTTCATCTATGACTCTCTAAAGAAGATGCTGAGTCTGACAGAAGCCTTCCCCATCAACTGGCACTACCGGGCTGACGATGTGACCTTGTACAGCTGCACCTGCAACTTGTCTGGCCCAGGTGAGTGCAAGCTGCCTGCCACAGCTCCTGCCCACACACTCAGCATGGCCCCTGGGTAGAGTCCCTGCACAATGCTGGCGGGCAGAGCTCCGGACCATGCTCGTGGGGCTGTGCCTTACCAGGGACAGAGCCCCAGCATGGCAGCCTTGGCGTTGCCTGCTGTGCATTGGCCTCCACACCTCTCTCAGAGTGGCACGGGGAGATGGAGGATACAGGCATGGCAGGAGGTGGTGTCCCAGGCACCACAGGTGCTAAGTGTGGCCCCAAGGAGCACCGCAGTCCCCAAGAAGGATGAGGGATGTCTAGCTCAAGGATGCCTCACAGCCAGAGGGGAGAGACTACTCAATCCCACCTTGCCTGCCCAGCCATATTGGCACCTGGTGCTCCCTTATGGCCCTGAGCATCCCCACGCCTTGCTTAGGTGCAGGCATAAGAGTGAACAGTCAGATGCATGGAAATGTCACCTCGTCCTGCCCCTGCACTGGTCTGAGCCAGACCTTTCCCAGTGGGATGCAGGAACTACCTTCCTGTCACTGATGACAGCCCATTGGCATGGCCTCTGCCCCACACCAGGGACTCCTGCCTAGCCCCTtttgctgcagggctggtgTCAGGACAGGGGCACCATCTGTATTCCTGGTCACCTGGTATGTAGTGGCCTTAAGAGCAtagcccagctcccagcatctGGTGCAGGCATCCAGTCTGCCTCTAGTGTCCACAAGTGTACTCTGTCCCCTGCCTGCGACCCCAGGTCAGGCTGCTCCcaacagcttttcccttttttgggACTGGCACTGCCTGTCCCCCTTTGCTCCCCTCCCTCCGCCTTCTGGTTCAGGCAGGGACAGAGACCTGCAGCatcctggggctgtgctcctggtgcctcagcagtgctgggagtggGGCAAGCTGCagttcagctcctgcagcctggggccAGGGGGTGTGGAGCACTGGAACTGGGGAGTTCAGCAGACCATGCAGCACCTCAACATACTTTCTTTCTAGTCTATAATCTGGTCTATAATTCAGAGGGTGTTTTACAGGGTCTGAATGAGATGTGTCTCTGTTTTCATGGTGATCACCAACTCTCCAGGATCACTGTGGCAGTGGAGCCATGGCACTGTACACCTGAAACACCAGTGCTAGGCAGAGCTTGGTGCTGCTGTTGACTGTTAGTGTGCTGGTGATTCAGCCAAGCCCTTTCCAAGCCTTTACAATGCCAAAGACACAACTTAGGGCTGGAAAATATAACCCTGAAGATCTGAAGTTTGGCCCGCTTCAGGACAGCTGGAAATGGGCTGTGGGAAGAGCTGATGGAGGACTATTTTAACATAGCAGTGAGAAGACAACAAAACCATGAAGGATGTGAGGAAGCCTTGCAAGGTCTGCAGGGGCTGGGCCAGGGATGCATCCTAGAAACCTTGACTCTCTTGCTCCCAGGCATCAGCCCTGGCCTGGTGCTGCCCAGAGCATCCAGCTGCAGGCCACGCTCTCTCACTGCCCAGTGTCATTCCCATGCCTCAGGAGTCCCACATGGCCCCACTTGGGTATCCAAGCCAGCTCAGGACTCCTGGGAATATTTTGGGGACAGGGTACTGGCTGCTTGGTGCCAAGCTCTGTAGCCCCATTGCTCCTGGGGCACTGACTCCCTCCATTGCCTTGCAGGCCACCTCTCAGAAGGCAACAACACGCTGTCTCCTCCACctacagccctgcagcaggtaCGGATCCTTCtcctgggaggggacacagagcaccaggctgcccacacTGGCCCTTTGGCtccagtgccacatccctggcTCATTTCCTCACTTTCAACCTGCCCACACccccacagcctcctgcagcctcagcagcactgagcaaggCCCAGTGCCTGGGCCAAGGAGGCCACCTCCTGGGGACCAGCTGCCAGTATGTGCCTGACATAgcccttctgtccttcctcctCTATGGAGGCACCTTCCTCTGCTGCACCATGCTCAAGCACTTCAAGAGCAGCCGCTACTTCCCCATGGGGGTGAGTGCCCACCAGCCgcctggctggggctggcccTGGGGTGCTTCTGGGGCTGTGCAGATGGTCCCTCTGCCACAGCTGCCTGGGAATGGTCCCTGGCCAGCATGGTTGAAAGCCTCTCTGTCTGTGGCATTGCAGCTTCGGAAGCTGGTGAGTGACTTCTCCATCATCCTGGCCATCCTCATCTTCTGTGCCATTGATGCGGCCCTTGGCCTGGAGACCCCCAAGCTCCTGGTTCCCAGCGAGCTGAAGGTGACAAACAGATGGGGGACCAGGGGCACTTCCAAAGAGCAGCTGGCTCAGCAGTGAGCGTCACATTGGTTGCGTGGCTGGGCTGAGCCAtcagggcaggggctgctgtggCTCATGTGAGGCCTCAAGCGCAGCCTGGAGGAAGGAGGATTTGTAGGAGAACAGAGCCTTTGTTTGAACTTGCCTGCTCTTGGCCAGCCTGGGCACATCCCACACATGCTATGGGTGTGTGAGGGCTCGCCCTTGCCAGCAGGAGGCTGCCAGTTCATCTTCCCAGCTTGTGAACTGTCTCCAGCATTGTCTCACCCATCATGGAGgtcttggagaagagaggagacaGTGGGCTCCATGGCAGAGCTGGTATCTGCCCTACATACTTCCAGCCCAGCCAGACTCAGTGCAACACGAGGGCTGGCCAGCGCTGCAAGCACTGACATGCCAAGCTTACTCAGGCTAGGTGACAAGCCTGGTGATGCTCAGCACTGTAGGATTTACTGTGCAGTGCCTCTGGGAGTTTGCCTCCCCACCTCTCCCCACAAACAGGCTGACTGTGCCTGGTGCCCCAGCCGGCCTCCCCCAAATCCCACTGTGCTGCCAGACTGGTGTGCCCTGGCTGGACATTGCAAGCTTTGCTGGTGAGCAGGCCTGCATCCTCTGGAGAAGCTGCTCCACACCGCTGCTATATTTGCCATTGATGTGGTCTGGGTGGAAATGCACGGTGGACTTGCTGGCATGACCGTCCTGCAGCCCTTCAGCCCTATACTGCTGCCCTGTTGCATACAAGGGGTTGAGCCGCAGACAGTCCTGTGGTCTGTAAATAGCCTGACCTTGTCCTGCACATGCAGGGCAGCCTTACACTACAGCTCATGCTGGAGCAGGAGTTGTGAGCTCAAGCCTGGACTTGGGCTCCCCACCCTGGGTGTGGAGAGGGATTGGCAGAGCTAAGGATCAGGCTCTGCTTCTTCCATGAACCGGGCTGTAGTCCAGGTGTGCTTGGGCTCTGCAATATCCCCTCTACCACCCATGGCTCAAATGCTGCCCCTGCAACTCACCCAGGAGGGCACGTGCTCTTCTAGGTGTGCCCAGCTCCCAGAACCAGCTCACAGTGCCCATGTATAAGCCCTGCTGCAGTGGGTAGCTGTAAGTCCTTGCAGGCAGCTGGATGAGTCACGCTCCCAAGGAAGGATCATCCAAGGGCATCCATGGTGATCCAGCTTCTGTGCCCACGGGCTGGTCCCTTcaccctgctgtgctgcaggcccTGTAGCCCATGTTGGCTGGCATGAcacttctgccttctgcagcccACGAATCCCATGAGGGGCTGGATTGTCTTCCCCTTCGGAGCCAACCCCTGGTGGATCTGTCTGGCATCTGTGGTCCCTGCCATCCTCGTCACCATCCTCATTTTCATGGACCAGCAGATCACAGCTGTCATTCTTAACCGCAAGGAGTATAAACTGCAGGTGAGCAGGGCCCAGGGGTTGAGGGGTGCTGGCAGGGTGCTGGCTGCAGACAGGGAGCTCTACCTTGTGTGTGAGCCCTGGCCTGGGCCAGGCTGGGCAGCCAGGAGAGAGCTGGCATTGGCAGTGCCAATGTCTTCGTGTGTTGGCTTCTGCAGAGGCTCAGCCCTTGCCAGGCAGGAGGCAGTGGGACTTGCTGTGTTGGGGGTGTCAGCCTTCCCACCAGCTCTAGGGGTGCCCCTGAGCCTCTCCCTCTGTGGGCATCCCCCTCATGCCTCCATCACCCACTGCAGGAGGGACTGTGGGTAGGGCTTGGTGGGAGACAGCTGGCACAGGACATTGCTGGAACAAgacagctgcaggctgtggaCATCCTCAGGGCTGGGCAACATCATGGCTGATCACCAAGGGAGTGCAAATATCAGGCTGTAGGCTGGGCCTTGGGCATTTTTGACTCCATCTGAAGGTTTATAATGTTTACAAATGCCCTCAGTTACAGGCAGGACCTGGCAGGGCTCCTGCCACACGTCTGCCCAGGACATATGGctcatcctgtcactgtgaGCTCTGGGGCACAGATGTGGCTCCACAGGGCTGAGGAATAATGCTTATGGCAGAGTCAGGCAAGATGCCACTCTCTGGCCTTGCCACGCAGCTCATCCCTGGTGTCCTACAACATCCACCACCTGCCCTGATGGTCAGCAGTAGCCCAGGGCCTGCTGTCCTCTGGGACAGCGTCCTGATCTCATTATGCTGAGAGAGCCCCCCAGAGCTGCCACAGCCCACAGCTCACTCCTGGCCTCAATGCCTCCCTCATTGCAGAAAGGGGCAGGCTTTCACCTGGACTTCCTCTGCGTCTCACTCCTGATGATCGTCACCTCTGTGATGGGCCTCCCCTGGTATGTGTCGGCCACTGTCATCTCCCTGGCACACATGGAGAGCCTCAGGAAGGAGAGCACTGCCTCGG of the Numida meleagris isolate 19003 breed g44 Domestic line chromosome 12, NumMel1.0, whole genome shotgun sequence genome contains:
- the SLC4A9 gene encoding anion exchange protein 4 yields the protein MQLVAELGSPSLLPRRQVPSSACGSWLLHTRRAEAPGPAGMAPALQPEQRDSATSSSELLHTVIGRSIFSSSISAAAERISAILQQEEAGDRKCPLLFVQLNELLSTAAGLAWRETARWIKFEEKVEDGGERWSTPHVPALSLHSLFELRTCLQEGIVLLDLSAHSFKEIIEKALSVQPEVWEPDLQDCLAALLLQQPLHRTTVTPLRVLTELSLAPCRGKAKSYPEPRTQLSEMPLKEQLRNRFKKKLLPGSEVANVMVGEVNFLKKPFPVFIRLREAVTLGSLTEVALPSRFLFILLGPQAKAKAYHEIGRAMATLLTDELFQRVARQAKHQEDLIAGIDEFLDELTVLPPGKWDPSDRISPPSLLLSPNKRVSVHLREWKSHCNGNTTAAKDRPSPAHLHTSEELERTGRLFGGLLRDIRRKARWYRSDFSDAMHIQCLSAVLYIYLATVTNAITFGGMLGDATANMQGVLESFLGTALAGSIFCLFSGQPLTILSSTGPVLVFERLLFSFSEDYGLDYLEFRLWIGLWVAFFGLVLVATEASHLVQYFTRFTEEGFCALISLIFIYDSLKKMLSLTEAFPINWHYRADDVTLYSCTCNLSGPGHLSEGNNTLSPPPTALQQPPAASAALSKAQCLGQGGHLLGTSCQYVPDIALLSFLLYGGTFLCCTMLKHFKSSRYFPMGLRKLVSDFSIILAILIFCAIDAALGLETPKLLVPSELKPTNPMRGWIVFPFGANPWWICLASVVPAILVTILIFMDQQITAVILNRKEYKLQKGAGFHLDFLCVSLLMIVTSVMGLPWYVSATVISLAHMESLRKESTASAPGEQPEFLGIREQRLTGLVVFILTGVSVFMAPILKYIPMPVLYGVFLYMGVAALNSIQFMDRVRLLLMPAKHQPDHLYLRHVPLRRVHLFTFIQLLCLAMLWVIKSTAAAIVFPVMLLALVGIRKALECIFSLHDLSWLDNIMPAAARKEAEGKLHRKKEEQESNADEEFELMYRQGPEINISVN